From Coregonus clupeaformis isolate EN_2021a unplaced genomic scaffold, ASM2061545v1 scaf0151, whole genome shotgun sequence, the proteins below share one genomic window:
- the LOC121557212 gene encoding fatty acid-binding protein 10-A, liver basic — protein MAFSGTWQVYAQENYEEFLRAISLPEDVIKLAKDIKPVTEIQQNGNDFVITSKTPGKSITNSFTIGKEADITTMDGKKLKCTVRLEGGKLICNTDKFSSVQELKGGEMVETLTVGSTSLIRRSKKM, from the exons ATGGCCTTCAGTGGAACGTGGCAGGTGTACGCTCAGGAGAACTACGAGGAGTTCCTCAGGGCCATCT CACTCCCAGAAGATGTTATCAAGCTGGCCAAGGACATCAAGCCCGTCACTGAGATCCAGCAGAACGGCAATGACTTTGTCATCACCTCCAAAACTCCCGGCAAGTCTATCACCAATTCCTTCACCATCGGCAAAGAGGCCGACATCACCACCATGGACGGCAAGAAGCTCAAG TGCACTGTCAGACTGGAGGGAGGAAAGCTGATATGCAACACAGATAAGTTCTCCAGCGTCCAGGAGCTCAAGGGAGGAGAGATGGTTGAG ACACTGACAGTGGGCTCTACGTCACTCATCAGGAGGAGCAAAAAGATGTGA